The Lucilia cuprina isolate Lc7/37 chromosome 5, ASM2204524v1, whole genome shotgun sequence genome includes a window with the following:
- the LOC111684059 gene encoding partner of Y14 and mago, with product MATYSTNSEGKFIPATQRPDGTWRKARRVKEGYVPQEEVPLYESKGKQFAQRKATGLPPGLCPEVVEAAKREREKKERAKAKKEAAALAAKQQQIPGVLKLPANVNLTKPIMNGQKTKASPAAAASNKQTQNTTATTTKTLEALSQNLSDNLNIEEDSQELQKKCKKLNKKLREIEEIEKKLKSGALKKPEKDQLDKVGRKKEIEKEHKKLLAILVDTKGPEAIEGLTPTNSSC from the exons ATGGCCACTTATTCGACAAACAGTGAAG gaaaatttataCCAGCCACCCAAAGACCAGATGGCACCTGGCGCAAGGCACGTAGAGTAAAAGAAGGTTATGTGCCGCAGGAGGAGGTGCCGCTTTACGAGAGTAAAGGTAAACAATTTGCCCAACGAAAAGCCACTGGATTGCCGCCGGGTCTATGTCCCGAAGTGGTGGAGGCGGCCAAAAGGGAACGTGAGAAAAAAGAAAGAGCTAAAGCCAAAAAAGAGGCTGCTGCTTTGGCtgccaaacaacaacaaatacctgGTGTACTCAAACTACCCGCCAATGTTAATCTAACTAAACCTATCATGAATGGTCAGAAAACCAAAGCTTCCCCTGCTGCAGCAGCGTCTAATAAACAAACCCAAAAtaccacagcaacaacaacaaaaactctaGAAGCTTTAAGCCAAAATCTATCAGATAATCTTAATATCGAAGAAGATTCTCAGGAACTgcaaaagaaatgcaaaaaactTAATAAGAAATTGCGTGAAATTGAGGAAATCgaaaagaaacttaaaagtGGTGCTCTCAAAAAACCCGAAAAAGATCAATTGGATAAGGTGGGGCGTAAGAAAGAAATCGAAAAGGaacataaaaaactattagCCATTTTGGTGGATACTAAAGGTCCAGAAGCCATAGAGGGTCTTACACCTACCAACAGCAGTTGTTAA